A window of Streptomyces armeniacus contains these coding sequences:
- a CDS encoding zinc ribbon domain-containing protein — protein sequence MNAAPADQIRLLDVQDLDTRLSQLAHKRRSLPEHEEIQTLEADLSQLRDLLVAAQTEESDTAREQTKAEQDVDQVRQRAARDQQRLDSGMVTNPKDLESLQSEIASLAKRQSDLEDVVLEVMERRESAQERAAELTERVESVQQRTAEAEGRRDLALESIDHEVRMATKEREVVAGALPADLLKLYEKIREQQGGVGAAKLFQRRCEGCRLELNITEVNDVREAAEDAVLRCENCRRILVRTPESGL from the coding sequence CTGAACGCCGCGCCCGCCGATCAGATCCGCCTCCTCGACGTACAGGATCTCGACACGCGTCTGTCGCAGCTCGCGCACAAGCGCCGCAGCCTGCCCGAGCACGAGGAGATCCAGACCCTGGAGGCCGACCTCAGCCAGCTGCGCGACCTGCTGGTCGCCGCGCAGACCGAGGAGAGCGACACCGCCCGCGAGCAGACGAAGGCGGAACAGGACGTCGACCAGGTGCGCCAGCGCGCCGCACGCGATCAGCAGCGGCTGGACTCGGGCATGGTCACCAACCCCAAGGATCTGGAGAGCCTGCAGAGCGAGATCGCCTCGCTGGCGAAGCGGCAGAGCGATCTGGAGGACGTGGTCCTGGAGGTCATGGAGCGCCGCGAGTCCGCGCAGGAGCGGGCGGCGGAGCTGACCGAGCGGGTCGAGTCCGTGCAGCAGCGGACCGCCGAGGCGGAGGGCCGCCGCGATCTGGCGCTGGAGTCCATCGACCACGAGGTGCGGATGGCCACGAAGGAGCGCGAGGTCGTGGCCGGTGCGCTCCCCGCCGACCTGCTGAAGCTGTACGAGAAGATCCGCGAGCAGCAGGGCGGTGTGGGCGCGGCCAAGCTGTTCCAGCGGCGCTGCGAGGGCTGCCGGCTGGAGCTCAACATCACCGAGGTCAACGACGTGCGGGAGGCGGCGGAGGACGCGGTCCTGCGGTGCGAGAACTGCCGCCGCATCCTGGTCCGTACGCCCGAGTCCGGCCTCTGA
- a CDS encoding Nif3-like dinuclear metal center hexameric protein, with protein sequence MPALSDVIRALDALWPPERAEQWDAVGTVCGDPDADVTTVLFAVDPVRQIADEAVALGAQLLVTHHPLYLRGTTTVAAGTFKGRVVHTLIKNDVALHVAHTNADRADPGVSDALAGALGLRVVGPLVPDPDDPAGRRGLGRICELDRPVRLEEFARSAAAALPATAQGVRTAGDPARTVRTVAVCGGSGDSLFAEVRAAGVDAYVTADLRHHPASEAREQSPLALVDAAHFATEWPWCEQAAAQLDAISDRNGWGLRTHVSRTVTDPWTAHAAPSATATPNTTGAPN encoded by the coding sequence GTGCCCGCACTCTCCGATGTCATCCGCGCGCTCGACGCCCTGTGGCCCCCCGAGCGCGCCGAGCAGTGGGACGCGGTCGGTACGGTCTGCGGCGACCCGGACGCGGACGTGACCACGGTCCTGTTCGCCGTCGACCCGGTGCGGCAGATCGCCGACGAGGCGGTCGCGCTCGGCGCCCAGCTGCTCGTCACGCACCACCCGCTGTACCTGCGCGGTACGACCACCGTGGCCGCCGGCACGTTCAAGGGCCGCGTCGTGCACACGCTGATCAAGAACGACGTCGCGCTGCACGTCGCCCACACCAACGCCGACCGCGCCGACCCCGGCGTCTCCGACGCCCTCGCGGGCGCGCTCGGCCTGCGCGTGGTGGGGCCGCTCGTGCCCGACCCGGACGACCCCGCGGGCCGCCGCGGGCTCGGCCGGATCTGCGAACTCGACCGGCCCGTACGGCTGGAGGAGTTCGCCCGGAGCGCCGCCGCCGCGCTGCCCGCCACCGCGCAGGGCGTCCGTACGGCGGGCGATCCCGCGCGTACGGTGCGTACGGTCGCGGTCTGCGGAGGCTCCGGCGACAGCCTCTTCGCGGAGGTACGGGCCGCGGGCGTGGACGCGTACGTCACCGCCGACCTGCGGCACCACCCCGCCTCCGAGGCACGCGAGCAGTCGCCGCTGGCGCTCGTCGACGCCGCCCACTTCGCCACCGAGTGGCCGTGGTGCGAGCAGGCGGCCGCACAGCTGGACGCGATCTCCGACCGGAACGGGTGGGGCCTGCGCACGCACGTCTCCCGTACGGTCACCGACCCCTGGACCGCCCACGCGGCGCCGTCCGCCACAGCCACACCGAACACCACTGGAGCCCCCAACTGA
- a CDS encoding bifunctional 4-hydroxy-2-oxoglutarate aldolase/2-dehydro-3-deoxy-phosphogluconate aldolase, with translation MTAPAAPSSPPPTPSVLDLAPVIPVVVLDDAADAVPLARALVAGGLPAIEVTLRTDAALDAIRAIAAEVPEAVVGAGTVLTPEQVRATADAGARFLVSPGSTERLVDAMQASELPFLPGVSTVSETLALLERGVAELKFFPAEAAGGVTFLKAMAAPLPGARFCPTGGISLATAPDYLALPNVGCVGGSWMLPADALAEKDWARVERLSAKAAAVRPA, from the coding sequence ATGACCGCCCCCGCCGCGCCGTCCTCGCCGCCGCCCACGCCGTCCGTACTGGACCTCGCCCCCGTCATCCCCGTCGTCGTCCTCGACGACGCCGCCGACGCGGTGCCCCTGGCCCGCGCGCTCGTGGCGGGCGGGCTGCCCGCGATCGAGGTGACGCTGCGTACGGACGCGGCGCTCGACGCGATCCGCGCCATCGCGGCGGAGGTCCCGGAGGCGGTGGTCGGCGCGGGCACCGTCCTCACCCCCGAGCAGGTACGGGCGACGGCGGACGCGGGCGCGCGGTTCCTCGTCAGCCCCGGCAGCACGGAACGGCTCGTGGACGCGATGCAGGCGTCGGAACTGCCGTTCCTGCCGGGCGTCTCGACCGTCTCCGAAACGCTCGCGCTCCTCGAACGCGGCGTCGCGGAGCTGAAGTTCTTCCCGGCGGAGGCGGCGGGCGGCGTCACGTTCCTGAAGGCCATGGCCGCACCGCTGCCGGGGGCGCGGTTCTGCCCGACCGGCGGGATCAGCCTGGCCACCGCGCCGGACTATCTGGCGCTGCCCAACGTGGGCTGCGTCGGCGGCTCCTGGATGCTGCCCGCCGACGCCCTGGCGGAGAAGGACTGGGCGCGGGTGGAGCGCCTGTCGGCCAAGGCGGCGGCCGTACGCCCCGCTTGA
- a CDS encoding Fur family transcriptional regulator: MSDLLERLRERGWRMTSQRRVVAEVLDGDHVHLTADEVHARAAQRLPEISRATVYNALGELVSLGEVTEVSTDGRARRYDPNAHLPHHHLVCSRCGTIRDVHPAADPLADLPEEERFGFTVSEAEVTYRGLCPSCA; this comes from the coding sequence ATGAGCGACCTGCTGGAGCGACTGCGAGAGCGCGGCTGGCGGATGACCTCCCAGCGGCGTGTTGTCGCCGAGGTCCTCGACGGCGACCACGTGCACCTCACCGCCGACGAGGTGCACGCCCGCGCGGCGCAGCGGCTGCCGGAGATCTCCCGGGCGACCGTCTACAACGCGCTGGGCGAGCTGGTCTCCCTCGGTGAGGTCACCGAGGTCTCCACCGACGGCCGGGCCCGCCGCTACGACCCCAACGCGCACCTCCCGCACCACCACCTGGTGTGCTCCCGCTGCGGCACGATCCGCGACGTCCACCCCGCCGCCGATCCGCTGGCCGACCTCCCGGAGGAGGAGCGGTTCGGCTTCACGGTGTCCGAGGCGGAGGTCACGTACCGCGGGCTGTGCCCGTCCTGCGCCTAG
- the katG gene encoding catalase/peroxidase HPI gives MSENQDAHAVDAKAEGEGGCPVAHTRAPHPTQGGGNRQWWPERLNLKILAKNPAVADPLGEDFDYAEAFQSLDLAAVKRDIAEVLTTSQDWWPADFGHYGPFMIRMAWHSAGTYRISDGRGGAGAGQQRFAPLNSWPDNASLDKARRLLWPVKKKYGQNISWADLMILTGNVALESMGLETFGYAGGRADVWEADEDVYWGPETTWLGDERYTGDRELENPLGAVQMGLIYVNPEGPNGNPDPVAAARDIRETFRRMAMNDEETVALIAGGHTFGKTHGAGPADAVAADPEGAPIEQQGLGWKSSHGTGKGADAITSGLEGIWTNTPTTWDNSFFDILFGYEWEQYKSPAGAWQWRPKDGAGEGTVPDAHDSSKSHAPTMLTTDLSLRFDPAYEQISRRFHENPAEFADAFARAWFKLTHRDMGPVVRYLGPEVPSETLLWQDPLPAVTHEAVDAADIASLKGQILASGLTVSQLVSTAWASASSFRGSDKRGGANGARIRLEPQNGWEVNEPDQLALVLRTLEGIRDGFNDAQTGGKRVSLADVIVLAGGAGVEKAAKDAGFDIEVPFNPGRVDASQEQTDVESFTALEPASDGFRNYLGKGNRLPAEYLLIDRANLLTLSAPEMTVLVGGLRVLGANYQESKAGVLTGTPGALTNDFFVNLLDMGTTWQGTAEDANHFEGRDSATGELKWTGTRADLVFGANSELRALAEVYASDDAKEKFVKDFVAAWDKVMNLDRFDLA, from the coding sequence ATGTCTGAGAACCAAGATGCACACGCCGTAGACGCGAAGGCGGAGGGCGAGGGCGGCTGCCCGGTCGCGCACACGCGCGCCCCGCACCCGACCCAGGGCGGCGGCAACCGCCAGTGGTGGCCGGAGCGGCTCAACCTGAAGATCCTCGCCAAGAACCCCGCCGTGGCCGACCCGCTCGGTGAGGACTTCGACTACGCCGAGGCGTTCCAGAGCCTCGATCTCGCGGCGGTCAAGCGGGACATCGCGGAGGTGCTGACGACCTCGCAGGACTGGTGGCCGGCCGACTTCGGGCACTACGGCCCGTTCATGATCCGGATGGCGTGGCACAGCGCGGGCACGTACCGCATCAGTGACGGCCGCGGCGGCGCCGGCGCCGGTCAGCAGCGCTTCGCGCCCCTGAACAGCTGGCCGGACAACGCGAGCCTGGACAAGGCCCGCCGCCTGCTGTGGCCGGTCAAGAAGAAGTACGGCCAGAACATCTCGTGGGCCGACCTCATGATCCTCACCGGCAACGTGGCGCTGGAGTCGATGGGTCTCGAGACCTTCGGCTACGCAGGCGGCCGCGCGGACGTCTGGGAGGCCGACGAGGACGTGTACTGGGGCCCCGAGACCACCTGGCTCGGCGACGAGCGCTACACCGGCGACCGCGAGCTGGAGAACCCCCTCGGCGCCGTGCAGATGGGCCTCATCTACGTCAACCCCGAGGGCCCGAACGGCAACCCGGACCCGGTCGCCGCGGCACGCGACATCCGCGAGACGTTCCGCCGTATGGCGATGAACGACGAGGAGACGGTCGCCCTGATCGCGGGCGGCCACACGTTCGGCAAGACCCACGGCGCGGGCCCCGCGGACGCCGTCGCCGCCGACCCCGAGGGTGCCCCGATCGAGCAGCAGGGCCTCGGCTGGAAGAGCTCGCACGGCACCGGCAAGGGCGCCGACGCGATCACCAGCGGCCTCGAGGGCATCTGGACGAACACGCCGACCACCTGGGACAACAGCTTCTTCGACATCCTCTTCGGCTACGAGTGGGAGCAGTACAAGAGCCCGGCGGGCGCGTGGCAGTGGCGGCCGAAGGACGGCGCCGGCGAGGGCACCGTGCCCGACGCGCACGACTCGTCGAAGAGCCACGCCCCGACGATGCTGACGACGGACCTCTCGCTGCGGTTCGACCCGGCGTACGAGCAGATCTCCCGGCGCTTCCACGAGAACCCCGCCGAGTTCGCGGACGCCTTCGCCCGCGCGTGGTTCAAGCTGACCCACCGCGACATGGGCCCGGTCGTGCGCTACCTCGGTCCGGAGGTCCCCAGCGAGACGCTGCTGTGGCAGGACCCGCTGCCGGCGGTGACGCACGAGGCCGTCGACGCCGCTGACATCGCGTCCCTCAAGGGGCAGATCCTCGCCTCGGGCCTGACCGTGTCCCAACTGGTGTCCACCGCCTGGGCGTCGGCCTCGTCCTTCCGCGGCAGCGACAAGCGCGGCGGCGCCAACGGCGCCCGCATCCGCCTCGAGCCGCAGAACGGCTGGGAGGTCAACGAGCCCGACCAGCTGGCGCTCGTACTGCGCACCCTCGAGGGCATCCGGGACGGCTTCAACGACGCCCAGACCGGCGGCAAGCGGGTCTCGCTCGCCGACGTGATCGTGCTCGCGGGCGGCGCCGGCGTCGAGAAGGCCGCGAAGGACGCGGGCTTCGACATCGAGGTGCCGTTCAACCCGGGCCGTGTGGACGCGTCGCAGGAGCAGACGGACGTGGAGTCGTTCACCGCGCTCGAGCCGGCCTCCGACGGGTTCCGCAACTACCTCGGCAAGGGCAACCGGCTACCCGCCGAGTACCTGCTGATCGACCGGGCGAACCTGCTGACGCTGAGCGCCCCCGAGATGACCGTCCTCGTCGGCGGCCTCCGGGTCCTCGGCGCGAACTACCAGGAGTCGAAGGCCGGCGTGCTCACCGGCACCCCCGGCGCCCTGACGAACGACTTCTTCGTCAACCTGCTCGACATGGGCACCACCTGGCAGGGGACGGCCGAGGACGCGAACCACTTCGAGGGCCGCGACTCCGCCACGGGCGAGCTCAAGTGGACGGGCACCCGCGCCGACCTCGTCTTCGGTGCGAACTCCGAACTGCGCGCGCTGGCGGAGGTCTACGCGAGCGACGACGCGAAGGAGAAGTTCGTGAAGGACTTCGTCGCGGCGTGGGACAAGGTCATGAACCTCGACCGGTTCGACCTGGCCTGA
- a CDS encoding bifunctional RNase H/acid phosphatase, translated as MAATAARSFLVEADGGSRGNPGPAGYGAVVKDAVTGATLVEAAEFIGRATNNVAEYRGLVAGLRAAYELDPAATVRVRMDSKLVVEQMSGRWKIKHADMRPLAAEAKGIFPPDSVRYEWIPREKNKHADRLANEAMDAGKRGERWSPAASTAELDAGGAGGAGGPGGATAVGAAGTEPDAAEPAAAAKPAAPPAGWGPDLGPPTTFVLLRHGETALTPEKRFSGSGGADPELSAVGRRQAEAVAAALAARGTVQAVVSSPLRRCRDTAAVVAERLGLDVRTDEGLRETDFGAWEGLTFAEVRERHPHDLSAWLSSAKAEPTGGGESFTAVARRVALSRDKLLARYPGRTVLLVTHVTPIKTLARLALGAPPEALFRMELSAASISAVAYYADGNASLRLLNDTGHLR; from the coding sequence ATGGCGGCGACGGCGGCCCGCAGCTTCCTCGTCGAGGCGGACGGCGGCTCCCGCGGCAACCCCGGCCCCGCCGGGTACGGCGCGGTGGTGAAGGACGCGGTGACGGGCGCGACGCTGGTGGAGGCCGCGGAGTTCATCGGGCGCGCGACGAACAACGTCGCCGAGTACCGGGGCCTGGTGGCCGGGCTGCGGGCGGCGTACGAGCTGGACCCGGCGGCGACCGTACGGGTGCGGATGGACTCGAAGCTCGTCGTCGAGCAGATGTCGGGCCGCTGGAAGATCAAGCACGCGGACATGCGGCCGCTGGCGGCCGAGGCGAAGGGCATCTTCCCGCCGGATTCGGTGCGTTACGAGTGGATTCCGCGGGAGAAGAACAAGCACGCGGACCGGCTCGCGAACGAGGCCATGGACGCGGGCAAGCGCGGCGAGCGGTGGTCACCGGCCGCCTCCACGGCGGAGCTGGACGCGGGCGGCGCGGGCGGCGCCGGCGGCCCTGGCGGCGCGACCGCCGTGGGCGCCGCCGGCACGGAACCCGACGCGGCCGAGCCGGCCGCAGCGGCCAAGCCCGCCGCGCCGCCCGCCGGCTGGGGCCCCGACCTAGGGCCGCCCACCACGTTCGTCCTGCTGCGGCACGGCGAGACCGCGCTCACCCCCGAGAAGCGCTTCTCGGGCAGCGGCGGCGCCGACCCCGAACTGTCCGCTGTGGGCCGCCGCCAGGCCGAGGCCGTCGCCGCCGCGCTCGCGGCGCGCGGCACCGTACAGGCCGTCGTCAGCTCGCCGCTGCGCCGCTGCCGCGACACGGCGGCCGTCGTCGCGGAGCGCCTCGGGCTGGACGTACGGACGGACGAGGGGCTGCGCGAAACGGACTTCGGCGCGTGGGAGGGCCTGACGTTCGCCGAGGTACGCGAGCGGCACCCGCACGACCTGTCGGCCTGGCTGTCGTCCGCGAAGGCCGAACCGACCGGCGGCGGCGAGAGCTTCACGGCCGTCGCCCGCCGGGTCGCGCTCTCCCGCGACAAGCTGCTCGCCCGCTACCCGGGCCGTACGGTGCTGCTGGTCACGCACGTGACGCCGATCAAGACGCTCGCCCGGCTGGCGCTCGGCGCCCCGCCGGAGGCGCTGTTCCGGATGGAACTGTCGGCGGCGTCGATCTCGGCGGTGGCGTACTACGCGGACGGGAACGCGTCGCTCCGCCTCCTCAACGACACCGGCCACCTGCGCTGA
- the yaaA gene encoding peroxide stress protein YaaA encodes MLVLLPPSEGKATVRSRTRLDLGALSLPGLTDARAAVLGKLVALCSGDAEKARETLGLSEGLRGEVTKNAGLPTAPVRPAGEIYTGVLYDALGLATLSPAAKRRATRSLLVFSGLWGAIGIKDPIPAYRCPAGVKLPGVGALGAHWRRPLAQVLPEAAGRGLVLDLRSSAYAGMWRPAGELAERTATVRVLQSTVVDGVEKRSVVSHFNKATKGRLVRDLLEAGAAPRDPAALAVALKELGYAVEGSAPERAGTPWQLDVIVTEL; translated from the coding sequence GTGCTCGTGCTGTTGCCGCCGTCCGAGGGGAAGGCCACGGTGAGGTCGCGTACCAGGCTGGACCTGGGGGCGCTGTCGCTGCCCGGTCTGACGGACGCGCGCGCGGCGGTGCTCGGGAAGCTGGTCGCGCTCTGCTCCGGCGACGCGGAGAAGGCCCGCGAGACGCTCGGCCTGAGCGAGGGCCTGCGCGGCGAGGTGACGAAGAACGCGGGCCTGCCGACCGCACCCGTACGGCCCGCCGGCGAGATCTACACAGGCGTGCTCTACGACGCGCTCGGCCTGGCCACCCTGAGTCCGGCCGCGAAGCGGCGCGCGACGCGTTCGCTGCTGGTCTTCTCCGGGCTGTGGGGAGCGATCGGGATCAAGGACCCGATCCCGGCGTACCGCTGCCCCGCCGGCGTCAAGCTGCCCGGCGTGGGCGCGCTGGGCGCGCACTGGCGGCGGCCGCTGGCTCAGGTGCTGCCGGAGGCGGCGGGCCGCGGGCTCGTCCTGGACCTGCGCTCCTCCGCGTACGCGGGCATGTGGCGGCCGGCCGGCGAGCTGGCGGAGCGTACGGCGACGGTACGGGTGCTGCAGTCGACAGTCGTGGACGGCGTCGAAAAGCGCAGCGTGGTCTCGCACTTCAACAAGGCGACCAAGGGGCGGCTCGTACGCGACCTGCTGGAGGCGGGCGCGGCGCCGCGCGATCCGGCGGCGCTGGCGGTCGCGCTGAAGGAGCTCGGTTACGCGGTGGAGGGCTCGGCGCCGGAGCGGGCGGGCACGCCGTGGCAGCTGGACGTGATCGTGACGGAGCTCTGA
- a CDS encoding lactate 2-monooxygenase: protein MSGDPGFSNYQNEIYLHGLEDRHPPFTTDFTALEASARERLEPGPFWYVAGAAGSGATDRANRAAFDRYRLVPRMLTGATGRSLRTTVLGGELPAPVLLAPVGVQSIVHPDGELATARAASALGLPSVLSTASSHTLEEVAEAGGDGPRWFQLYWPNDDDVCASILGRARAAGYSTLVVTLDTWTLAWRPHDLDRAYLPFIRGIGTAIAFSDPAFRAGLAKSPEEDLISAVLRWVPMFTGTDKTWDRLPFLRAHWDGPILLKGIQHADDARRAVNAGMDGIVVSNHGGRQVDGAVAALDALPAIAEAVGDRTEVLFDSGVRTGADVLKALALGAKAVLLGRPYAYGLAHGGEDGVRHVLRGLLADLEITLGLTGHRSPAELSPDDLWRER from the coding sequence TTGAGCGGCGACCCCGGCTTCAGCAACTACCAGAACGAGATCTACCTCCACGGTCTCGAGGACCGCCACCCGCCCTTCACCACCGACTTCACCGCGCTCGAGGCGTCCGCGCGGGAGCGGCTGGAGCCGGGCCCGTTCTGGTACGTGGCCGGTGCCGCCGGCTCCGGTGCCACCGACCGCGCCAACCGCGCGGCGTTCGACCGGTACCGGCTCGTCCCGCGCATGCTGACCGGCGCCACCGGCCGCAGCCTGCGGACGACGGTGCTGGGCGGCGAACTGCCCGCGCCGGTGCTGCTCGCGCCCGTCGGCGTCCAGTCGATCGTGCACCCGGACGGCGAACTCGCCACCGCGCGCGCGGCGTCCGCCCTCGGGCTGCCCTCCGTGCTGTCCACCGCCTCGTCGCACACCCTTGAAGAGGTGGCGGAGGCGGGCGGCGACGGGCCGCGCTGGTTCCAGCTGTACTGGCCGAACGACGACGACGTGTGCGCCTCGATACTCGGCCGCGCACGCGCCGCCGGGTACAGCACGCTCGTCGTCACCCTGGACACCTGGACTCTCGCCTGGCGCCCGCACGACCTCGACCGCGCGTATCTGCCGTTCATCCGCGGCATCGGCACCGCCATCGCGTTCTCCGACCCGGCGTTCCGCGCGGGGCTCGCGAAGTCGCCGGAGGAGGACCTGATCTCGGCTGTGCTGCGCTGGGTGCCGATGTTCACCGGCACCGACAAGACGTGGGACCGGCTGCCGTTCCTGCGCGCGCACTGGGACGGGCCGATCCTGCTGAAGGGCATTCAGCACGCCGACGACGCCCGCCGCGCCGTCAACGCGGGCATGGACGGCATCGTCGTCTCCAACCACGGCGGCCGCCAAGTGGACGGCGCCGTCGCCGCCCTCGACGCGCTGCCCGCGATCGCCGAGGCGGTGGGCGACCGTACGGAGGTCCTGTTCGACTCGGGCGTACGGACCGGCGCCGACGTGCTCAAGGCCCTGGCGCTGGGCGCGAAGGCGGTGCTGCTGGGCCGCCCGTACGCGTACGGGCTGGCGCACGGCGGCGAGGACGGCGTACGCCACGTGCTGCGCGGCCTGCTCGCGGACCTCGAGATCACGCTGGGTCTGACCGGCCACCGGTCGCCCGCGGAACTGTCCCCCGACGACCTGTGGCGGGAGCGGTGA
- a CDS encoding SulP family inorganic anion transporter, translating into MTKLNPLRSPGTLRADLTASLVVFLVALPLCVGVAVASGVPAELGLITGIVGGLVTGFLPGSSLQVSGPAAGLTVLVYEAVETYGLGALGVLVLAAGLLQLLMGALKLGRWFRAISVAVVQGMLAGIGLVLMAGQVYALADRSAPGSGIEKLTGLPGLVADTAGSGTALTAAGVGTATVLLLVLWPKWPAGAKVLPAPLAAVALATAVTVAFDLPIARVRVTGLVEAVQPPGLDEFGGLATTGMIGTVLAFTLIASAESLFSAAAVDRMHDGPRTDYDKELRAQGAGNAVCGALGALPMTAVIVRSSANVSAGARTKASRVLHGVWLLAFAAAFPAALEVIPVAALAGVLVHAGWKLMPVRDFGPLWREHRAEAVVLAVTAVSIVVTNMFEGVLIGLLMSVVKTAWEISHVHVETEDPGAGRPVRVHVRGNATFLRLPKLQDQLDTLPANRTVELHLGGLRHMDHACGLALSTWEERHNRTAARLSAEREGEGTEIAAEHPLPDRSPS; encoded by the coding sequence ATGACCAAACTCAACCCGTTGCGGAGCCCCGGCACGCTCCGGGCCGACCTCACGGCGTCACTCGTCGTCTTCCTCGTCGCGCTGCCGCTGTGCGTCGGCGTCGCCGTCGCGTCCGGCGTGCCCGCCGAACTCGGCCTGATCACCGGCATCGTGGGCGGACTCGTCACCGGTTTCCTGCCCGGCAGCAGCCTCCAGGTGAGCGGCCCGGCCGCCGGCCTGACCGTGCTCGTCTACGAAGCGGTCGAGACGTACGGGCTCGGCGCGCTCGGCGTACTGGTCCTGGCCGCCGGCCTGCTGCAGCTGCTGATGGGCGCGCTGAAGCTGGGCCGCTGGTTCCGGGCGATCTCGGTCGCCGTCGTCCAGGGCATGCTCGCGGGCATCGGCCTGGTGCTGATGGCCGGTCAGGTCTACGCGCTCGCCGACCGTTCGGCGCCCGGCAGCGGCATCGAGAAGCTGACCGGACTGCCCGGCCTCGTCGCCGACACCGCGGGCTCCGGCACCGCGCTGACCGCCGCCGGGGTCGGGACGGCGACCGTCCTGCTGCTCGTGCTGTGGCCGAAGTGGCCCGCGGGCGCGAAGGTGCTGCCCGCGCCGCTGGCCGCCGTCGCCCTGGCCACGGCGGTGACCGTCGCGTTCGACCTGCCGATCGCCCGCGTCCGCGTCACGGGCCTCGTCGAGGCCGTACAGCCGCCGGGACTCGACGAGTTCGGCGGCCTGGCCACGACCGGAATGATCGGCACCGTCCTCGCCTTCACGCTCATCGCCTCGGCCGAGTCGCTGTTCAGCGCGGCCGCGGTGGACCGTATGCACGACGGGCCCCGTACGGACTACGACAAGGAGCTGCGGGCACAGGGCGCGGGCAACGCCGTCTGCGGCGCCCTCGGCGCCCTGCCGATGACGGCGGTCATCGTCCGCAGCTCCGCCAACGTCTCGGCGGGCGCCCGTACGAAGGCGTCGCGAGTGCTGCACGGCGTGTGGCTGCTGGCGTTCGCCGCGGCGTTCCCGGCGGCGCTGGAGGTCATCCCGGTGGCGGCGCTGGCGGGCGTGCTCGTACACGCGGGCTGGAAGCTGATGCCCGTACGGGACTTCGGGCCGCTGTGGCGCGAACACCGGGCGGAGGCCGTGGTGCTGGCGGTCACGGCGGTGTCGATCGTCGTCACGAACATGTTCGAGGGCGTGCTCATCGGGCTGCTGATGTCCGTCGTCAAGACCGCCTGGGAGATCTCGCACGTGCACGTGGAGACGGAGGACCCGGGCGCGGGCCGCCCCGTACGCGTCCACGTACGCGGCAACGCCACCTTCCTCCGGCTGCCGAAGCTGCAGGACCAGCTGGACACGCTGCCCGCCAACCGTACGGTCGAACTCCACCTGGGCGGGCTGCGGCACATGGACCACGCGTGCGGACTCGCCCTGTCCACCTGGGAGGAGCGGCACAACCGCACGGCGGCGCGGCTGTCCGCGGAACGGGAAGGGGAAGGCACGGAGATAGCGGCGGAACACCCTCTGCCGGACCGCTCGCCCTCCTAG
- a CDS encoding carbonic anhydrase: MQSFIHHARDFHSRVISRADERETFGRLAHGQSPEALFITCSDSRVVPSIFTGARPGQLFELRTAGNAVPPYGAAERPSGEAATIEYAVCVLQVPDIVVCGHSHCGAVGAWVRGDDLAAVPAVHGWLTSQLAEPAVLTRGHGGKGETRQADAAEEADEPDVSAAVQRHVRAQLERLRGYPHIAEREAAGQLRLHGWFYAVDTGLVLEHHAGTDVFLPL; the protein is encoded by the coding sequence ATGCAGTCCTTCATCCACCACGCACGCGACTTCCACTCCCGGGTGATCAGCCGCGCCGACGAACGCGAGACCTTCGGGCGGCTGGCACACGGCCAGTCCCCCGAGGCCCTGTTCATCACCTGCTCCGACTCGCGGGTGGTGCCGAGCATCTTCACCGGGGCCCGTCCCGGACAGCTCTTCGAGCTCCGTACGGCGGGCAACGCGGTCCCGCCGTACGGCGCTGCCGAGCGGCCCAGCGGTGAGGCCGCGACCATCGAGTACGCGGTGTGCGTGCTGCAGGTGCCCGACATCGTGGTGTGCGGGCACTCGCACTGCGGTGCCGTCGGCGCGTGGGTGCGCGGCGACGACCTGGCGGCGGTGCCGGCCGTCCACGGCTGGCTGACCAGTCAGCTCGCAGAGCCCGCCGTCCTGACCCGCGGCCACGGCGGAAAAGGGGAAACGAGGCAAGCAGACGCGGCGGAGGAAGCGGACGAGCCCGACGTGTCCGCCGCCGTACAGCGCCACGTACGCGCCCAGTTGGAGCGGCTGCGCGGTTACCCGCACATCGCGGAGCGCGAGGCGGCCGGCCAACTGCGGCTGCACGGCTGGTTCTACGCGGTCGACACCGGCCTCGTCCTCGAGCACCACGCCGGGACTGATGTGTTCCTCCCCCTCTAG